In Amycolatopsis sp. EV170708-02-1, the following are encoded in one genomic region:
- a CDS encoding RNA degradosome polyphosphate kinase produces MKPVSTNDGGTSNSARKRKTSAAKPEPDNGTAKPARARKTTSPAPRTAVRATRGGSASRPAQEFRALPAAPPAVTAAPTAAGSLPDDRYFNRELSWQDFNARVLALAEDESQPLLERAKFLAIFASNLDEFYMVRVAGLKRRDETGLPVRSADGLTPREQLAYIAKRNQDLVERHTNAFELHLRPQLADEDIHIVGWNDLTGADQLRLSNYFSEQIFPVLTPLAVDPAHPFPYISGLSLNLAITVRDPEAGTERFARVKVPSNVPRLMRIEQQPREVRTATFLPLEELIAAHLGELFTGMEVTEHHAFRVTRNADFEVEEDRDEDLLQALERELAQRRFGPPVRLEVAQDMSEHMLELLLRELEVDPRDVVEVPGLLDLTCLHQLSGVDRKELKDRPFVPATHPAFGERETPKSVFATLREGDVLVHHPYDSFSTSVQRFIEQAAADSKVLAIKQTLYRTSGDSPIVDALIDAAEAGKQVVALVEIKARFDEQANITWARTLERAGVHVVYGLVGLKTHCKVSMVVRQEGSTIRRYCHIGTGNYNPKTARLYEDLGILTADPTIGADLTDLFNVLTGYSRQDTYRNILTSPHGIRRGIVRAIGEEIELARAGQTAGIRIKCNSLVDEQVIDALYHASQAGVPVDIVVRGICALKPGVEGLSENIHVRSILGRFLEHSRIFTFLAGGTRWIGSADMMHRNLDRRIEALVRVKDPKLTAQLDYIFESALHPSTRCWVLGSTGEWTPFPASGDDVRDHQVELAKRHGAAG; encoded by the coding sequence ATGAAGCCCGTGAGCACAAATGACGGCGGCACCTCGAACTCGGCAAGGAAGCGGAAGACCTCCGCCGCGAAACCGGAACCGGACAACGGCACGGCGAAACCCGCCCGCGCGCGGAAGACGACCAGCCCGGCCCCGCGCACGGCCGTCCGCGCGACGCGCGGTGGTTCGGCGAGCCGTCCCGCCCAGGAGTTCCGCGCGCTGCCCGCCGCGCCACCCGCGGTGACGGCGGCGCCCACGGCCGCCGGGAGCCTTCCCGACGACCGGTACTTCAACCGTGAGCTGTCGTGGCAGGACTTCAACGCGCGCGTGCTCGCGCTGGCCGAGGACGAGTCTCAGCCGCTGCTCGAACGCGCCAAGTTCCTGGCGATCTTCGCGTCCAATTTGGACGAGTTCTACATGGTGCGGGTCGCCGGGCTGAAACGCCGCGACGAGACCGGCCTCCCGGTCCGCAGCGCGGACGGGCTCACCCCGCGCGAACAGCTGGCGTACATCGCCAAACGCAACCAGGACCTGGTCGAGCGGCACACGAACGCCTTCGAGCTGCACCTGCGGCCGCAGCTGGCCGACGAGGACATCCACATCGTCGGCTGGAACGACCTGACCGGCGCCGACCAGCTCCGGCTGTCCAACTACTTCAGCGAGCAGATCTTCCCGGTGCTCACACCGCTGGCCGTGGATCCCGCGCACCCGTTCCCCTACATCTCCGGCCTTTCGCTCAACCTCGCGATCACCGTCCGGGACCCGGAGGCCGGCACCGAGCGGTTCGCGCGCGTCAAGGTGCCGAGCAACGTGCCGCGCCTGATGCGCATCGAGCAGCAGCCGCGTGAGGTCCGCACCGCGACCTTCCTGCCGCTGGAGGAACTGATCGCCGCGCACCTCGGCGAGCTGTTCACCGGCATGGAGGTCACCGAGCACCACGCGTTCCGCGTCACCCGCAACGCGGACTTCGAGGTCGAGGAGGACCGGGACGAGGATCTTCTCCAGGCGCTGGAACGTGAACTGGCGCAGCGGCGGTTCGGCCCGCCGGTGCGGCTCGAAGTGGCGCAGGACATGAGCGAGCACATGCTCGAACTGCTGCTGCGCGAACTGGAGGTCGACCCGCGCGACGTCGTCGAGGTCCCGGGTCTGCTGGATCTGACCTGCCTGCACCAGTTGTCCGGCGTCGACCGGAAGGAACTCAAGGACCGCCCTTTCGTTCCCGCCACGCATCCGGCGTTCGGTGAGCGCGAGACGCCGAAGTCGGTGTTCGCCACGCTGCGCGAGGGCGACGTCCTCGTGCACCACCCGTACGACTCGTTCTCCACCAGCGTCCAGCGGTTCATCGAACAGGCCGCCGCGGACTCGAAGGTGCTGGCGATCAAGCAAACGCTGTACCGCACCTCCGGCGACTCCCCGATCGTCGACGCGCTGATCGACGCCGCCGAGGCGGGCAAGCAGGTCGTCGCGCTGGTCGAGATCAAGGCACGGTTCGACGAACAGGCCAACATCACCTGGGCCCGCACGCTGGAACGCGCGGGCGTGCACGTGGTCTACGGGCTCGTCGGGCTGAAGACGCACTGCAAGGTGTCGATGGTGGTGCGCCAGGAGGGTTCGACCATCCGCCGCTACTGCCATATCGGCACCGGCAACTACAACCCGAAGACGGCGCGCCTGTACGAGGATCTCGGCATCCTGACCGCCGACCCGACGATCGGCGCGGACCTGACGGATCTGTTCAACGTGCTGACCGGGTACTCCCGCCAGGACACCTACCGCAACATCCTCACGTCGCCGCACGGGATCCGGCGCGGCATCGTGCGCGCGATCGGCGAGGAGATCGAGCTCGCCCGCGCCGGCCAGACGGCCGGGATCCGGATCAAGTGCAACTCGCTCGTCGACGAGCAGGTGATCGACGCGCTGTACCACGCCTCGCAGGCCGGGGTGCCGGTCGACATCGTGGTGCGCGGGATCTGCGCGCTGAAGCCGGGCGTGGAGGGGCTGAGCGAGAACATCCACGTGCGCTCGATCCTCGGGCGTTTCCTGGAGCACTCGCGGATCTTCACCTTCCTCGCCGGCGGCACGCGATGGATCGGCAGCGCGGACATGATGCACCGCAACCTCGACCGCCGGATCGAAGCGCTGGTGCGGGTCAAGGATCCGAAACTCACGGCGCAGCTGGACTACATCTTCGAATCCGCGCTGCACCCCTCGACCCGGTGCTGGGTGCTGGGTTCCACCGGCGAGTGGACCCCGTTCCCCGCGTCCGGGGACGACGTCCGCGACCACCAGGTCGAGCTGGCGAAGCGGCACGGAGCGGCGGGATGA
- a CDS encoding response regulator transcription factor, giving the protein MRVLVTEDDENLRVALEFALRGDGFAVDTAADLPGADEALMVNAYDCAVFDRMLPSGDALAYVRNRRSAGWPMPVLFLTARDSVADRIDGLRVGGGDYLVKPFAMPELIARVRSLCRRDMAGQAVILRCADVELDTGRHQISRAGVLLTVTRKEYLVMERLMAATGRPVSRRELIRYAWDEMADPASNVLDVVIARLRRKLKDPPLIHTVRGSGYRMAPLQ; this is encoded by the coding sequence GTGCGGGTGCTGGTGACCGAGGACGACGAAAACTTGCGGGTGGCGCTGGAATTCGCCCTGCGCGGCGACGGTTTCGCGGTGGACACCGCCGCAGACCTGCCGGGCGCGGACGAGGCGCTGATGGTGAACGCCTACGACTGCGCGGTGTTCGACCGGATGCTGCCTTCCGGCGACGCGTTGGCGTACGTCCGTAACCGGCGCAGCGCCGGATGGCCGATGCCGGTGCTGTTCCTGACCGCCCGCGACAGCGTCGCCGACCGGATCGACGGTTTACGCGTCGGCGGCGGTGATTACCTGGTCAAGCCCTTCGCGATGCCGGAACTGATCGCGCGGGTGCGCAGCCTGTGCCGCCGGGACATGGCCGGGCAGGCGGTCATCCTGCGCTGCGCCGACGTCGAACTCGACACCGGCAGGCACCAGATCTCGCGGGCGGGCGTGTTGCTCACCGTGACCCGCAAGGAGTATCTCGTCATGGAGCGGCTGATGGCCGCGACCGGGCGGCCGGTTTCGCGGCGGGAACTGATCCGGTACGCGTGGGACGAGATGGCCGATCCGGCGTCCAACGTGCTGGACGTCGTGATCGCGCGCCTGCGGCGGAAGCTCAAGGATCCGCCGCTGATCCACACCGTGCGAGGGTCGGGTTACCGGATGGCGCCGCTTCAGTAG
- the leuD gene encoding 3-isopropylmalate dehydratase small subunit, with protein sequence MDAFTHHTGVGVPLRRSNVDTDQIIPAVYLKRVSRTGFEDGLFAAWRSDESFILNQEPFRNGSVLVAGPDFGTGSSREHAVWALMDYGFRVVISSRFADIFRGNSGKQGLVAAQVEQADVELLWKLLENEPGTEVTVDLESKTVRAKDFTAPFQIDDYTRWRLLEGLDDIALTLRHADEIDTFETGRPSWKPVTLPAASS encoded by the coding sequence ATGGACGCGTTCACCCACCACACCGGCGTCGGGGTCCCGCTGCGCAGGTCCAACGTGGACACTGACCAGATCATCCCGGCGGTCTACCTCAAGCGCGTGAGCCGCACCGGCTTCGAGGACGGGCTCTTCGCCGCCTGGCGGTCCGACGAGTCGTTCATCCTCAACCAAGAGCCCTTCAGGAACGGGTCGGTCCTGGTCGCGGGCCCGGACTTCGGCACCGGTTCTTCCCGCGAGCACGCGGTCTGGGCCTTGATGGACTACGGCTTCCGGGTCGTGATCTCCTCCCGGTTCGCGGACATCTTCCGCGGCAACTCGGGCAAGCAGGGCCTTGTCGCCGCTCAGGTCGAGCAGGCGGACGTCGAACTGCTGTGGAAGCTGCTCGAAAACGAGCCCGGGACGGAGGTCACGGTGGACCTCGAGTCGAAGACGGTACGGGCCAAGGACTTCACCGCGCCCTTCCAGATCGACGACTACACCCGCTGGCGGCTCCTCGAAGGGCTCGACGACATCGCCCTGACACTCCGCCACGCGGATGAGATCGACACTTTCGAGACCGGGCGCCCCTCCTGGAAGCCCGTGACCCTCCCGGCGGCCTCCTCCTAG
- a CDS encoding IclR family transcriptional regulator: MGQHSGIGVLDKAVAVLQAVAEDPCGLAELCTRTGLPRATAHRLAVGLEVHRLLRRGPDGRWRPGTALAELAGGSTDPLLDAASSVLPKLRDITGESVQLYRRDGVQRVCVSTAEPPSGLRDTVPIGSRLPMTAGSGAKVLAAWSDPHTQRTILTEAVYGERTLLEVRRRGWAQSVAEREPGVASVSAPVRDSTGTVVAAVSVSGPIERIGRKPGARWAADLLAAADALQERL, from the coding sequence GTGGGACAGCATAGCGGTATCGGAGTACTCGACAAGGCCGTGGCCGTGCTTCAGGCCGTGGCCGAAGATCCTTGTGGCCTGGCGGAACTGTGCACGCGGACCGGATTGCCGCGCGCGACGGCGCATCGGCTCGCGGTCGGCCTGGAAGTGCATCGCCTGTTGCGCCGCGGCCCCGACGGCCGCTGGCGGCCGGGTACCGCACTCGCGGAACTGGCGGGCGGCTCGACCGACCCGCTGCTCGACGCGGCGAGTTCGGTGCTGCCGAAACTGCGCGACATCACCGGCGAAAGCGTGCAGCTGTACCGCCGCGACGGCGTCCAGCGCGTCTGCGTTTCGACGGCGGAACCGCCGAGCGGGCTCCGCGACACGGTGCCGATCGGTTCACGGCTGCCGATGACCGCGGGCTCCGGCGCGAAGGTGCTCGCCGCGTGGTCGGATCCGCACACGCAGCGCACGATCCTCACCGAGGCGGTGTACGGGGAGCGCACCCTGCTCGAAGTGCGCCGTCGCGGCTGGGCCCAGAGCGTGGCCGAACGGGAACCGGGTGTGGCGAGTGTCTCGGCGCCGGTACGGGATTCGACGGGCACCGTCGTCGCCGCGGTGTCGGTTTCCGGGCCCATCGAACGGATAGGGCGCAAGCCGGGGGCACGCTGGGCCGCGGACCTCCTCGCCGCCGCGGACGCGCTGCAGGAGCGCCTCTGA
- a CDS encoding HU family DNA-binding protein: MANKAQLIEALSERLGDKKVASEAVDGLVDIIIRTVNKGEKVNITGFGVFEKRARAARTARNPRTGETVRVKKTNVPAFRAGTTFKDVISGSKKLPKATAVKRATAGTATRATATRATTTRTAASRPAATRSTTTRTRAAATTTRAAAKPAAKATATKAAAKTTATKAAPKTAAKATTRATTAKKATATKAAAKPAAKATAAKAPAKKAPAKRTSAAAKKK; the protein is encoded by the coding sequence ATGGCCAACAAGGCCCAGCTGATCGAGGCGCTGTCGGAGCGCCTGGGCGACAAGAAGGTCGCGTCGGAGGCCGTCGATGGCCTTGTCGACATCATCATCCGGACGGTCAACAAGGGCGAGAAGGTGAACATCACCGGCTTCGGTGTGTTCGAGAAGCGCGCCCGCGCCGCCCGCACCGCGCGGAACCCGCGCACCGGTGAGACCGTTCGCGTCAAGAAGACCAACGTGCCCGCGTTCCGCGCCGGCACGACCTTCAAGGACGTCATCAGTGGTTCGAAGAAGCTGCCGAAGGCCACCGCTGTGAAGCGCGCGACCGCCGGCACCGCCACTCGTGCCACCGCCACCCGCGCGACGACGACCCGGACGGCCGCCAGCCGCCCGGCCGCGACGCGTTCCACCACCACGCGGACGCGCGCCGCCGCCACGACGACGCGTGCCGCCGCGAAGCCGGCCGCCAAGGCGACCGCGACCAAGGCCGCGGCCAAGACGACCGCGACCAAGGCCGCGCCGAAGACCGCCGCCAAGGCCACGACTCGCGCCACCACGGCCAAGAAGGCGACCGCCACCAAGGCCGCCGCGAAGCCGGCCGCCAAGGCGACCGCTGCCAAGGCTCCCGCGAAGAAGGCTCCGGCCAAGCGGACTTCGGCTGCCGCGAAGAAGAAGTAA
- the leuC gene encoding 3-isopropylmalate dehydratase large subunit: MPRTLAEKVWESHLVRRGEGAEPDLLYIDLHLLHEVTSPQAFDGLRLAGRKLRRPDLTIATEDHNVPTIDIELPIADPVSRTQVDTLRANCKEFGVRLHPMGDAEQGIVHVIGPQLGLTQPGMTVVCGDSHTSTHGAFGAMAFGIGTSEVEHVMATQTLPLRPFKTMAITVDGQLRPGVTAKDIILAVIAKIGTGGGQGYVLEYRGEAIEKLSMEARMTVCNMSIEAGARAGLIAPDETTFAYLKGRPHAPQGADWDAAVENWRELRTDDDAVFDAEVRLNADELTPFVTWGTNPGQGLPLGAEVPDPERIGDENERIAAEKALSYMDLKPGTPLREIAVDTVFLGSCTNGRIEDLRAAADVLRGHKVADSVRMLVVPGSMRVRQAAEAEGLDKVFTEAGAEWRQAGCSMCLGMNPDQLKPGERSASTSNRNFEGRQGKGGRTHLVSPLVAAATAVRGTLSSPEDLQPAAAR, from the coding sequence ATGCCCCGGACACTGGCCGAGAAAGTGTGGGAGTCGCACCTGGTGCGGCGCGGCGAGGGGGCCGAGCCCGACCTGCTCTACATCGATCTCCACCTGCTGCACGAGGTCACCAGCCCGCAGGCGTTCGACGGACTGCGCCTGGCCGGCCGGAAACTGCGCCGCCCCGACCTCACCATCGCGACCGAGGACCACAACGTCCCGACGATCGACATCGAGCTGCCGATCGCGGATCCCGTTTCCCGTACCCAGGTCGACACCCTTCGCGCCAACTGCAAGGAGTTCGGTGTCCGGCTGCACCCGATGGGCGACGCCGAGCAGGGCATCGTGCACGTCATCGGCCCGCAGCTGGGCCTGACCCAGCCCGGGATGACCGTGGTGTGCGGCGACAGTCACACCTCGACGCACGGGGCCTTCGGCGCCATGGCCTTCGGCATCGGCACCTCCGAGGTCGAACACGTGATGGCCACGCAGACCCTGCCGCTCCGTCCATTCAAGACGATGGCGATCACGGTCGACGGCCAACTGCGGCCCGGCGTCACGGCGAAGGACATCATCCTGGCGGTGATCGCGAAGATCGGCACCGGCGGCGGGCAGGGCTACGTCCTCGAGTACCGCGGCGAAGCCATCGAAAAGCTGTCGATGGAAGCCCGGATGACGGTGTGCAACATGTCCATCGAAGCCGGTGCGCGCGCCGGGCTCATCGCGCCGGACGAGACGACGTTCGCGTATCTGAAGGGCCGTCCGCACGCCCCGCAGGGCGCGGACTGGGACGCCGCCGTCGAAAACTGGCGCGAACTGCGCACCGACGACGACGCCGTCTTCGACGCCGAGGTGCGCCTGAACGCCGACGAGCTCACGCCTTTCGTGACGTGGGGCACGAACCCGGGCCAGGGGCTCCCGCTGGGCGCCGAGGTGCCCGACCCGGAGCGCATCGGCGACGAGAACGAGCGCATCGCCGCTGAGAAGGCCCTGTCCTATATGGACCTGAAGCCGGGCACGCCGCTGCGTGAGATCGCGGTGGACACCGTCTTCCTCGGCTCGTGCACGAACGGCCGGATCGAGGATCTGAGGGCCGCCGCGGACGTCCTGCGCGGGCACAAGGTCGCCGATTCGGTGCGGATGCTCGTCGTCCCCGGCTCGATGCGCGTCCGCCAGGCGGCGGAAGCCGAAGGGCTGGACAAGGTCTTCACCGAAGCGGGCGCGGAATGGCGTCAGGCCGGCTGCTCGATGTGCCTCGGCATGAACCCGGACCAGCTCAAGCCGGGCGAGCGCAGCGCGTCGACCTCGAACCGCAACTTCGAAGGCAGGCAGGGCAAGGGCGGCCGGACGCATCTGGTCTCGCCGCTCGTGGCGGCCGCCACGGCCGTGCGGGGAACGCTGTCCAGCCCCGAAGACCTGCAGCCCGCCGCCGCCCGCTGA
- the cofC gene encoding 2-phospho-L-lactate guanylyltransferase: protein MGFDLIVPMKRPAQGKSRLRGAVVPERHAELVLALAYDTLSAATSADGVRRVLVVAADPASVADLTELGVEIVTEPSHGGLNAALRHGEELLRRDTPSGLVGALQADLPALRTEDLTAALAEAAGRRAFVADRQGTGTTLLLAGDGQALAPRFGAGSARAHTVSGATPLTIAAESLRADVDTADDLAHVRTLGAGKRTSTLLGTPCVVM, encoded by the coding sequence CGCGGCGCGGTCGTGCCCGAGCGGCACGCCGAACTGGTGCTGGCGCTGGCCTACGACACCTTGTCCGCGGCGACCTCGGCGGACGGCGTGCGGCGGGTGCTGGTGGTCGCCGCCGACCCGGCGTCGGTGGCGGATCTCACCGAGCTGGGCGTCGAGATCGTCACCGAACCGTCGCACGGCGGATTGAACGCGGCCCTGCGCCACGGCGAGGAGCTGCTGCGCCGGGACACGCCGTCCGGTCTCGTCGGCGCACTGCAGGCCGACCTGCCCGCGCTGCGGACCGAAGACCTCACCGCCGCGCTGGCCGAAGCTGCCGGACGACGGGCGTTCGTCGCGGACCGGCAGGGAACGGGCACCACCCTGTTGCTCGCGGGCGACGGCCAGGCACTGGCGCCCCGCTTCGGCGCGGGTTCCGCGCGGGCCCACACCGTCTCCGGTGCGACCCCGCTCACGATCGCGGCGGAATCGCTGCGCGCCGACGTGGACACCGCGGATGATCTCGCTCACGTCCGCACCCTCGGTGCCGGAAAGCGCACCTCGACGCTACTGGGAACACCCTGCGTGGTGATGTGA
- a CDS encoding NUDIX hydrolase — translation MSGTVRAAGAVLWRRQGDRIEVALVHRPRYDDWSLPKGKLDPGETIAGAAVREIGEETGFEAVLGRYLVRTGYTVAGVPKTVDYFSAHAVSGAFAPNEEVDELRWLDTESAEKLLTRPGDVRVLREFSALPPELTTVILVRHAKAGKRDEWNGDDDLRPLSDAGQRQAEALRSLLRLYAPGRVLSAPRLRCVQTVNGLAEDLGVEIRHEPLLSEEGYWPDPVLGVARLLAIAGDGGTPVISSQGGVIPDVVSALADRDGVDLTAARGGVVPSKKGSFWVLSFRAPTEEDGPVLVAADYFASPLPTPAPAHP, via the coding sequence ATGAGCGGGACCGTGCGGGCGGCGGGAGCCGTTCTCTGGCGCCGTCAGGGTGACCGGATCGAGGTCGCGCTGGTGCACCGGCCGCGGTACGACGATTGGTCGCTGCCGAAGGGAAAGCTGGATCCGGGCGAGACCATCGCGGGCGCGGCGGTCCGGGAGATCGGTGAGGAGACCGGGTTCGAGGCGGTGCTCGGCCGGTATCTGGTCCGGACCGGATACACCGTGGCGGGAGTGCCGAAGACCGTCGACTACTTCTCCGCCCACGCGGTTTCCGGCGCGTTCGCGCCGAACGAGGAGGTCGACGAGCTGCGCTGGCTCGACACGGAGTCGGCGGAGAAACTGCTGACCCGGCCGGGCGACGTCCGGGTGCTGCGCGAGTTCTCCGCGCTGCCGCCGGAACTCACCACGGTGATCCTGGTGCGGCACGCCAAAGCGGGTAAACGCGACGAGTGGAACGGCGACGACGACCTGCGGCCGCTTTCGGACGCGGGCCAGCGCCAAGCCGAAGCACTGCGTTCGCTGCTGCGGCTTTACGCGCCCGGCAGGGTGCTCTCGGCGCCGCGGCTTCGGTGCGTCCAGACGGTGAACGGGCTCGCCGAGGATCTCGGGGTCGAGATCCGGCACGAGCCGCTGCTGTCGGAAGAGGGCTACTGGCCGGACCCGGTGCTCGGTGTCGCGCGGCTGCTGGCCATCGCCGGTGACGGCGGGACGCCCGTGATCTCCAGCCAGGGCGGGGTGATCCCGGACGTCGTCAGCGCGCTGGCCGACCGCGACGGCGTCGACCTGACCGCCGCGCGCGGCGGGGTGGTGCCGTCGAAGAAGGGCTCGTTCTGGGTGCTGTCGTTCCGGGCGCCGACCGAAGAGGACGGGCCGGTGCTCGTGGCGGCGGACTACTTCGCGTCGCCTTTGCCCACGCCCGCTCCCGCACACCCCTGA
- a CDS encoding CesT family type III secretion system chaperone has translation MSIWAGVINFVRARYEVLEERDGWLRFRVDTGDGRGQQVSLHHLPDHDGAEWVEISSPVGWADKIDLRRLLELAGGDSVGGAAVVDGVALLKHTIPLVDLNLVNEFEHPLKSLVARADTLEHELTKADEF, from the coding sequence GTGTCCATCTGGGCAGGCGTGATCAATTTCGTCCGGGCGCGGTACGAGGTGCTCGAAGAGCGGGACGGCTGGCTCCGGTTCCGCGTCGACACCGGCGACGGCCGCGGCCAGCAGGTGTCCTTGCACCACTTGCCCGACCACGACGGCGCGGAGTGGGTGGAGATCTCGTCCCCGGTCGGCTGGGCCGACAAGATCGATCTGCGGCGCCTGCTCGAACTGGCCGGCGGCGACTCGGTCGGCGGCGCGGCGGTGGTGGACGGTGTCGCGCTGCTCAAGCACACGATCCCGCTGGTCGACCTGAATCTGGTCAACGAGTTCGAACATCCGCTGAAGTCCCTCGTCGCGCGTGCCGACACCCTCGAACACGAGCTGACCAAGGCCGACGAGTTCTGA
- a CDS encoding helix-turn-helix transcriptional regulator — translation MTVQTGQLSLVTGAGPGSDRAGLGELLAEATGEVLVMSTGTDTAFQRIALANVRPGVRHKVLFPDSARMSGALNRLSRAGAEVRTDAEVPMDALVIDRTSVVLPAEGRQAGSAVFRLPGVVTATVGLFERIWQTAAPLVPLELPEPENASILTCREQELLTLLFSGTTDESAAARLGVSVRTVRRMVADIMNRLGARSRFQAGAKAVDRGWLMAKAG, via the coding sequence ATGACCGTGCAGACCGGCCAGCTCAGTCTGGTCACGGGAGCGGGCCCGGGCAGCGACCGGGCGGGGCTCGGCGAACTGCTCGCGGAAGCGACCGGCGAGGTGCTCGTCATGAGCACGGGGACGGACACCGCGTTCCAGCGGATCGCGCTCGCGAACGTGCGCCCCGGCGTACGCCACAAGGTGCTCTTCCCCGACTCCGCGCGGATGTCCGGCGCGCTGAACCGGTTGTCGCGGGCCGGTGCCGAGGTGCGGACCGACGCCGAGGTCCCGATGGACGCGCTGGTGATCGACCGGACCTCGGTCGTCCTTCCGGCGGAAGGCAGGCAGGCCGGTTCCGCGGTGTTCCGGCTGCCCGGCGTGGTCACCGCGACGGTCGGGCTGTTCGAGCGGATCTGGCAGACCGCCGCCCCGCTCGTCCCGCTGGAGCTCCCCGAACCCGAGAACGCTTCGATCCTGACCTGCCGCGAACAGGAACTGCTGACGTTGCTCTTCTCCGGCACGACCGACGAATCCGCCGCCGCGCGGCTCGGCGTCTCCGTGCGCACTGTGCGCCGGATGGTCGCCGACATCATGAACCGGCTCGGCGCTCGCAGCCGGTTCCAGGCCGGCGCCAAGGCCGTCGACCGTGGCTGGCTGATGGCGAAGGCAGGCTGA
- a CDS encoding right-handed parallel beta-helix repeat-containing protein: MTTSTPGRVLLVAQRPGAYPTIGDALADASNGAVITIAGGEYAETIELAGLRVTLAAADGATVVVDGRGADRPVFRATGGALALEGIEVLAGGASAIQADDTELAVRNCTVSGGRGPAIAIRGTTEFAVSGCVISAAEQGILVDGAPGRIADTTVEDVLGDGITVGQGADPVVTGCTVTGCGLRGVYVYQYARPVVEGCTVSHTGHEGIAVAHHGVPVIKRCTVTDTRGPGISFASGCGGEISACRVSNTAEPGIAIAEGATPTVGDTAEPGAVGDGALEEMLAELDSMIGLPGVKEEVRSLVDELQVNEWRRRAGLPVGAAGHHLIFAGAPGTGKTTVARIYGKLLKALGVLPVGQFREVSRRDLVGQYIGHTAEKTATVFEEAKGGVLFIDEAYTLTRLAGSGGDFGQEAIDTLVPLMEEHRDEVAVIVAGYTGEMVDFLAANPGLASRFGKTIEFENYSPGELLAIFGRMAAAGDYELDPDAGPVLTGHFQRVSGDVNFGNARDARLLFEKARTAQSQRLRLLGRMPAVEELRGLHVADVEAAITR, translated from the coding sequence ATGACCACCTCGACTCCCGGTCGTGTCCTGCTGGTGGCCCAGCGGCCCGGCGCGTACCCGACCATCGGCGACGCGTTGGCTGACGCCTCTAACGGTGCCGTCATCACCATCGCGGGCGGAGAATACGCGGAGACCATCGAGCTCGCCGGTCTCCGGGTGACCTTGGCCGCGGCGGACGGCGCCACCGTCGTCGTCGACGGCCGAGGAGCCGACCGGCCCGTTTTCCGTGCCACTGGCGGAGCTCTCGCCCTCGAAGGGATCGAAGTCCTGGCAGGCGGCGCGTCCGCCATCCAGGCCGACGACACGGAGCTGGCCGTCCGGAACTGCACCGTCTCCGGCGGGCGCGGTCCGGCGATCGCGATCCGCGGCACTACGGAGTTCGCCGTGAGCGGTTGCGTGATCTCGGCGGCGGAGCAGGGGATCCTCGTCGACGGCGCGCCGGGGAGGATCGCGGACACCACCGTCGAAGACGTGCTGGGAGACGGGATCACCGTCGGGCAGGGCGCTGATCCCGTCGTCACCGGGTGCACGGTGACCGGCTGTGGGCTGAGGGGCGTCTACGTCTACCAGTACGCCCGGCCGGTCGTCGAAGGCTGCACCGTCTCGCACACCGGTCACGAAGGTATCGCCGTGGCGCACCACGGGGTACCGGTGATCAAACGGTGCACGGTCACCGACACCCGGGGCCCGGGGATCTCGTTCGCGTCCGGTTGTGGCGGCGAGATCTCCGCTTGCCGGGTCTCGAACACCGCGGAACCGGGGATCGCGATCGCCGAGGGGGCGACGCCGACGGTCGGGGACACCGCGGAGCCCGGCGCGGTGGGGGACGGCGCCCTGGAGGAGATGCTCGCCGAACTCGATTCGATGATCGGCCTTCCCGGGGTCAAGGAAGAGGTCCGTTCACTGGTCGACGAGTTGCAGGTCAACGAATGGCGCCGCCGGGCCGGGCTGCCGGTCGGGGCGGCCGGGCACCATCTGATCTTCGCCGGTGCGCCCGGCACGGGGAAGACGACGGTCGCGCGGATCTACGGCAAACTGCTGAAGGCGCTGGGAGTCCTGCCGGTCGGCCAGTTCCGCGAGGTGTCCCGCAGGGATCTCGTCGGACAGTACATCGGGCACACCGCGGAGAAGACCGCGACGGTCTTCGAGGAGGCCAAAGGCGGTGTCCTGTTCATCGACGAGGCGTACACGCTCACCCGGCTGGCCGGCTCCGGCGGCGATTTCGGCCAGGAGGCGATCGACACCTTGGTGCCGTTGATGGAGGAACATCGCGACGAGGTGGCGGTGATCGTGGCCGGATACACCGGCGAGATGGTCGACTTCCTCGCCGCCAACCCCGGTCTCGCGTCCCGCTTCGGCAAGACGATCGAGTTCGAGAACTACAGCCCCGGCGAACTGCTCGCCATCTTCGGGCGGATGGCGGCCGCCGGGGACTACGAACTCGATCCCGACGCCGGCCCGGTGCTGACCGGCCACTTCCAGCGCGTTTCCGGCGACGTCAACTTCGGCAACGCGCGGGATGCGCGCCTGCTGTTCGAGAAGGCGCGCACGGCTCAGTCACAACGATTGAGGCTGCTGGGCCGGATGCCCGCGGTCGAAGAACTGCGCGGGTTGCACGTGGCCGATGTCGAGGCCGCGATCACACGCTAA